From Microbacterium sp. YJN-G, a single genomic window includes:
- a CDS encoding MinD/ParA family protein, whose amino-acid sequence MTTKTTPRAYATVTGPNATFIAPNGDAEPISASADEDIRHIVVRRATDEARRTGSALELITSGDRGEHHLLISATGDITAAPTADATLPSITPEATEPAPAAAPPGPDDVSAEEDASASRHSFIAPGADAPHASTGWRGLAARAGIPIAETKMQQRRREAISRVSRHWAGYRNIAVANGKGGVGKTMTSAMVAAVFARYGGGNVLAWDNNDTRGTLGWRTEQGLYDTTIRDLLPAAHDLLAATASVSDISRFVHHQPDDRYDVLRSNPELLAAHQRIEKDEFDLLLQVAVRYYRLIVFDSGNDESADRWLRMIDNSHQLVIPTLPSPESAESASLLLDALRQRDRHSAALAANAVVVVTTPESGSRRDAETIAAGFADQVRVVETIPFDPALKSGPLRFDALGRTAQDAWLRVAAAGATGLD is encoded by the coding sequence ATGACCACCAAGACCACGCCCCGCGCATACGCGACCGTCACCGGCCCGAACGCCACCTTCATCGCCCCCAACGGTGACGCAGAACCCATCTCCGCCTCCGCGGACGAGGACATCCGCCACATCGTCGTGCGGCGCGCGACGGACGAAGCCAGGCGCACCGGAAGCGCCCTCGAGCTCATCACCTCCGGGGACCGCGGGGAACACCACCTCCTCATCAGCGCAACCGGCGACATCACCGCCGCACCAACAGCCGACGCCACGCTGCCGTCTATCACCCCCGAGGCGACGGAGCCCGCTCCTGCCGCTGCCCCACCTGGGCCGGACGACGTCAGCGCCGAAGAAGATGCCTCGGCTTCGCGACATTCGTTCATCGCGCCTGGCGCCGACGCGCCACACGCGAGCACCGGATGGCGAGGCCTCGCGGCACGCGCCGGCATCCCGATCGCCGAAACGAAAATGCAGCAGCGACGGCGCGAAGCCATCTCACGGGTGTCTCGGCATTGGGCCGGATACCGGAACATCGCGGTCGCCAACGGCAAGGGCGGTGTCGGCAAGACCATGACATCCGCGATGGTCGCGGCAGTGTTCGCCCGATACGGCGGCGGCAACGTTCTGGCCTGGGACAACAACGACACCCGCGGCACGCTGGGCTGGCGCACTGAACAGGGACTCTATGACACGACCATCCGCGATCTCCTCCCCGCCGCCCACGACCTGCTCGCCGCGACAGCATCCGTCTCGGACATCTCCCGGTTCGTACATCACCAGCCCGATGATCGCTACGACGTCCTCCGCTCCAACCCGGAACTGCTCGCCGCACATCAGCGGATCGAGAAGGACGAGTTCGACCTGCTGCTGCAGGTCGCCGTGCGCTACTACCGGCTCATCGTGTTCGACTCCGGCAACGATGAGTCCGCCGACCGGTGGCTCCGCATGATCGACAACTCCCACCAACTCGTCATCCCCACCCTCCCCTCCCCCGAATCCGCCGAGTCCGCCTCCCTGCTCCTGGACGCGCTCCGCCAGCGCGACCGGCACTCGGCGGCATTGGCCGCGAACGCCGTCGTGGTCGTCACCACCCCCGAATCAGGCTCCCGCCGCGACGCCGAAACCATCGCCGCCGGATTCGCCGACCAGGTCAGGGTCGTCGAGACCATCCCGTTCGACCCCGCGCTCAAGAGCGGGCCGCTGCGATTCGACGCCCTCGGCCGGACCGCGCAGGACGCGTGGCTTCGCGTCGCCGCAGCTGGCGCCACCGGGCTGGACTGA